From the genome of Fusobacteriaceae bacterium, one region includes:
- the tuf gene encoding elongation factor Tu (EF-Tu; promotes GTP-dependent binding of aminoacyl-tRNA to the A-site of ribosomes during protein biosynthesis; when the tRNA anticodon matches the mRNA codon, GTP hydrolysis results; the inactive EF-Tu-GDP leaves the ribosome and release of GDP is promoted by elongation factor Ts; many prokaryotes have two copies of the gene encoding EF-Tu) yields MAKEKFERTKPHVNIGTIGHVDHGKTTLTAAISKVLSEKDPKHNKKVEFDSIDAAPEEKERGITINTAHIEYETDKRHYA; encoded by the coding sequence ATGGCAAAAGAGAAATTTGAAAGAACGAAACCGCATGTAAACATAGGGACAATCGGCCACGTCGACCACGGAAAGACGACGCTGACGGCGGCGATCTCCAAAGTGCTTTCCGAAAAGGATCCCAAGCACAATAAAAAAGTCGAATTTGACAGCATCGACGCGGCCCCCGAAGAAAAAGAACGGGGCATCACGATCAATACCGCCCACATCGAGTACGAAACGGACAAGCGGCATTACGC